DNA from Roseimicrobium sp. ORNL1:
CCGTGACTGCGGCGCACACTCTCAGTAATCAGGGCCACGGCCTCGGGAACACGGCGCCGGGGCTGCTCGCGCAGCGCATCGGCACGCTCCTTCAGTTGCGCATCGGTTTCCTGCGCAAGCTGCTCCTGCAATCGATGCACCTGTGGAAGAGCTGTCGCGCCGCTGCCGCCCAGTCCTCTCCTGGCCAGACTGGCAAGCGTCTCCAAGGCGGCGAACATGATTCCCAAAAGGGTTACTTGCCGGCATTCACGCCCTGGGTGGCTTTACCGTCCTTGGGACGTTTCACCAAGTTGAGCTGAGGCAGATTCGTGGCATCATCCCGACTGCGCACCACGGATATCTCTGAATAGTTGAGCAACTGCCCCTTGGCCCGCTGGAGATTGACGATGGCAATCTGGTAGTTTGCCGCTGAGCGAATGAATTCCTCCTCAGCGCGAGATCGGCGATCCTGCGCATCCAACATGGTATCCAGGTAAGAAGCCACTTGTCCTTCATCACGCAGGTCCTGCACCGCGCGGCGGGCTTCCAGGGTGGCGAGGTCTTCCGTGAAAGCCTGCACTGCCTCGTACTTCGCATGGGTCTCACGATAGGAGGTGCCAACTTCACGGGTGCTGATACTCACTTCGAGAAGCACGGTATCGATGGCTGTTTTCACCTGCGAGGTCTGCTGTCGTGAGAGCCGAGCAACGCAAGCCATAGGGCTCAAGGTAGTAGGCGTGGAGCACGGACAGGCGTGTCAGTGTGTTAGCAGGATGGTCTGTTCAATGGCATGACGAATGACGCGCCCGCTGGCGGACGTCGGGGCTTTGATTTCTATCAGGCTAATACAACAATACTGTTCACACGAACACTTTTTCTACTTGAGGCGCGACTTGCCCGGATGCATCACAGGGCATGCCGGAGCGCTACCGCCTCACGAAAGAACACTTCGCCAGCTTCGCTGACATCGCCCCTCTGTGCGCCTTCTACCAGGACGCGAATGCGATTGCAGCGAATGACGCGGAGCCCGTGTTTCGGAGGAAGGTGAAGGGTGCGCCCGTGGAGTGTTGCAGTATGCGATGGGGCATCGAGATCGCGGACAGGAAGGTCATCAATACGAAGTCCGAGAACACGAACCAACATCGTGGCACCGTGGTGCACGGGAGGTGCCTCATCCCCATGAGCGGGTGGTTGGACATGTTCCGCACGACGTCACGGGGATTGGACCCCGTACTGGTTCAGCCCACGGACAAGAGTGCGCTGGCCTGCGCTGGCTTGTGGACCTCCCGCTGGCATCCGGCGTGGAGTCAGGCACGTGAGGCATTCAGCATGCTCACGGCGCCGGCAGGGTCCGGCTCCCTCTGGCTGCATCATCGTATGCCGCTTCTGGTGCCGCGTGAGATGTGGTCACTCTGGCTGTCTGACACACTTCCGTACGAGGAGGTGTGTGAACTGATTGAGGTCCTCACCAAGCAGACGCGGAAGCTGAAGCTGCTTACGCATCCCGTGCGCCCCTTGATGCGGCATCTCGTCATCGCAGATGACTTCAGCGAGCCCTTGCCCTGGTGGAAGCCCAGTTATCAGACGGCGCTGTCCATTGTGCATCGCAGGCAGTTCGTCTGCCCCGCAGAGTTCGCTGCGGAGTCTGCCGTGAACGTGGGCCGTGCCGCGAACGTGCTGGCTCGCCTGCAGCAGCATGGCTATCTGGACTTCCGTCCCAACCCCGCCGCCGAGGACATGGAGATGTGGGCCCTGCCGTTGCAGGATGAAGATGCGGCGCGGGCGGAGAAGTGGAGGAAGGAGAGGGGTCGTGGGCAGGTAGGGTAGTGGCAAGAGGGCGCAACTTTCACTTCGCTTTGTTTACGACTTCTCCCACGACCGACGCGAGTGCGGCAAATTCGTTGGCGCCTTTTGACAAAAATCCCGTGCTACCGTGTGCGAAAATTGCTTGCGCGGCTTCCATCACCAATTGCTGTTTTGCGGTCTGGTCGCCCGCCTCGATGGAGTTGTAGAGGTCTTTAAAAGACTCCCAGGCAACCTCCCTCTGTTTGTTCACAATTACATTGTGAATGTGCGCCTGATAATTACGAGAGCAAATCACACAACAACCAAGTGCAAACGACACCAACACCAATTTGGAGACAATTTGCGTGATTGCATGCGCAATAGAGAAGTCTGTGAAGACTGGCGTGTTCTGTCCGGTCGCCGCCGCCGAAATTTGCGCCGCGATGATTTGTTCCGTGGTGTCTACTCGACCCATCATGAAAGTCAGCGCTAACAACATTAAAACAGTCGCAAGCAAGCAACGGATAAGCCATGCAAGCCACTTATCTGCCTGTTTGCGATGTTCTTCAATGGTATCCCGCAACGTCCTCAGGTTATCA
Protein-coding regions in this window:
- a CDS encoding SOS response-associated peptidase family protein, whose amino-acid sequence is MPERYRLTKEHFASFADIAPLCAFYQDANAIAANDAEPVFRRKVKGAPVECCSMRWGIEIADRKVINTKSENTNQHRGTVVHGRCLIPMSGWLDMFRTTSRGLDPVLVQPTDKSALACAGLWTSRWHPAWSQAREAFSMLTAPAGSGSLWLHHRMPLLVPREMWSLWLSDTLPYEEVCELIEVLTKQTRKLKLLTHPVRPLMRHLVIADDFSEPLPWWKPSYQTALSIVHRRQFVCPAEFAAESAVNVGRAANVLARLQQHGYLDFRPNPAAEDMEMWALPLQDEDAARAEKWRKERGRGQVG